One genomic window of Vicia villosa cultivar HV-30 ecotype Madison, WI unplaced genomic scaffold, Vvil1.0 ctg.001710F_1_1, whole genome shotgun sequence includes the following:
- the LOC131636396 gene encoding uncharacterized protein LOC131636396, protein MVDSRLEDVSEDLCRELVEKRKEASSRIWRNLRIKENMLIQKSRVRWMKEGDANSSFFHKVMKEKRRFNHLGPLLSEGGMVESMEEIREEVFNHFSNKFVEPEEERPLLEGIDIRSISVEEGLLLEKPFQESEIKEAIWDCGGDKSPGPDGYTFLFIKNCWAFIKEDFVNFFNHFFDGGVISKAKAIAKLLAGRLKGVLDSIISPCQNAFVPGRQLLDGVLVANEVVDYARKEGR, encoded by the exons TCGGGAGTTGGTGGAAAAGAGGAAAGAAGCGTCTAGTCGAATATGGAGGAATTTGAGAATTAAAGAGAACATGCTAATTCAAAAATCAAGGGTGAGATGGATGAAAGAGGGAGATGCTAATAGTAGTTTTTTTCATAaggtgatgaaagaaaaaagaaggttTAATCATTTAGGTCCTCTCCTCTCGGAGGGGGGTATGGTGGAATCGATGGAGGAGATTAGAGAGGAGGTTTTCAATCATTTTAGCAACAAATTTGTCGAACCGGAGGAAGAAAGGCCTTTGTTGGAAGGGATAGATATCAGAAGTATTAGTGTTGAAGAAGGGTTGCTCCTTGAAAAACCCTTTCAAGAGAGTGAAATCAAGGAGGCTATTTGGGATTGTGGGGGAGATaaaagtccgggtccggatggttacacgtttctttttattaagaattgttgGGCGTTTATCAAGGAGGATTTTGTGAACTTCTTCAACCATTTCTTTGATGGAGGCGTTATTTCAAAGGCG AAGGCGATTGCCAAACTTCTGGCGGGAAGACTTAAAGGGGTGCTTGATTCAATCATCTCTCCTTGCCAAAACGCTTTTGTTCCTGGTAGACAATTGTTGGATGGTGTGTTAGTGGCTAATGAGGTGGTTGATTATGCTAGGAAGGAAGGTAGATAG